The Juglans regia cultivar Chandler chromosome 6, Walnut 2.0, whole genome shotgun sequence genome contains the following window.
ACTCTGATAGTTTGTATCGTACAACTGGTTTTTCAATTCCTTCTTGAAGTCCTTGCTTTCCTTAGTCATCGTTTCCCCCCTCCCTCGGTTGAAATGGCCACTGCGATTCTTCCTTCCCACAGCTATCTTCAGACCCGGGTTTGCCCAGAAACCCTATCAACTCCTCTCAAATCTCCCCGAAATTCTAGTCCTAAAGGCTCCCACTCCCGCCGGCGTAGGCGATCTCCCCCTTCTATCCAATCCAGTCCTCAGCATCGAGATCGTTCCCTGGTGGCCATGGTTCCTGCCAAGAACATGGTCATGGGCCAGGTCAGGATCCTGAAGCGCGGCGAGACGTTGAGCCAGACGAAGGTTAGTGATAATCGGAAGTCGAGGGCGAAGAAGGAACGAGATCTGAACTTGGTGCTGGGATCCACGGACCGGCTAGGTCCGGACCCGGAGACCGTCCAGAGGCAGATTAGGGTTTCCGAATTCAAGGTAAACGATGGAATCTACGGCGGATCTTCAGTCGTCGAGTCGCCGCCTCCATGTTCCCTTCCTGTCCCTGGCTTCTTGGGGAAGAACAGCGGCTCGGCAACAAGTGATTTGCGCCGGATTTTGCGCCTCGATTCAGTATGATGGGTTTTTGTCATCAGTCTGAAAAGTCGGAGGTCCTCGTGTTGGTGATTGTTATACATGGCTCTCTGAAgtctttcttcttcatgtttttgttcaAGAGGATGGCTTTGGAGGTCGATCGAAGTAAATTAGTTAATTTGTATCAATATATTTTCGAATTGTCTTGTTGGAAGTTGAACGGCGGAGATTGGATCAATCGCTCCTACCCCGCAAGACAAAACGAGAGTAAAAGTAGTTTCAGAGTTTTCTCGAAGATTAACAATAGGATGGCTAGTGTTTGCTAACTTATTTATTCTTATAGCTTGCCTTTATGGTATGGTCGATGTGTGTATTTAACAATATACAGGGCACAGCGTGTGTCTGTCTGTGTGGGTGTTGGGGTTTCATTGAAGTTGATTTAGGATTTCTGTATGTGCTAATCCTTAATATCATGTTGTGGGGTTGTGCCAGTTTACAGAAAGAATAAGAATTATAAGATCTAGATTGAGTAGCATGAGCTCTGCTTTtaccctctctccctcttttaaCTTGTGTTAATTTTTACTGTTGTTATTGATGATGCATATGATCTCATTGCTGAAGAAGTGAGTGAATTCTGGGAAAGATTAGTGTCTTTGGAAATCATTTGACTCCCCtatattgggaaaaaaaaaatggaaaaatattggCTGCAATCTGCATTTGAGTGAGAGCTCAGAAGCATTTGTTTCTCCCAGGTGTTTTGGGAGGTGCCTTGCTTCAGAATCCGAGTTTATGCACAATCACGCCATGGTTCTCTGTGGCGTGTTCTGAGAAGAACTTGTTGGATGCTTTTAACTTTCTTGGTCTAGTTGCATAAGCCTCTCTCTATTGGACTGGGTTGGATGTTACCTTTACCAACCcagtccaattttttttaaggcttTTAGTTTTTCAGAAGCATTGAACGAAAGGGCATTTCCAAACAtccaaaaaatacatgtaaattatttttttcaatgcaTTCTACTGCCTTCACAAATACAAAACACAACCATGGACGTTTGGAAACtgaaaatttcaataattttctgttattcttttttttttttgaagtaaacATGGTAAATTTCATTAACAACAAAtcaatcattacaatatttctcCCTCAACACACAATTCTTGATCTGTGGAGGACCCTCCTCTATCCATACAAGTTCATCATTACAAGAGCGAGCCAATTTGGCCAGTGTAGGAGCTACATTGTTAGCTTCCCTATGAGTAAACTTTACAAACcagttcaaattattttttttgcattttcctAGTATCCGCAATTATAACACCATAATCTGTCCCAATTTCATCTATACCATTTGTATCCTTAACTATCACCAGAGAATCACCTTCAAGAACAGCATTCGATAACCCCAACTCTAAACAAAAGATCATTGCCCTTCTCAAGGCATGTGCCTCGGCCATAACAGGCTTCAAGAGAGTAGGCAACATTAAGCACAAACAGGCAAGAATCTCCCCCTCCGAATCTCTGATTATAACCCCAATTCCCAGCTTCTTATTTTTAGCATCAAGGgcagcatcccaattaattTTATAGGCCAAAGCATCGAGTTTCTTCCTTCTAACCAGGATTCTGTCAGTGTGAGAAGGCTTAAAACAAGTATTAGCAGCTCTAAAATCTGCATAATTCTGCTGAGCAGCAATGATTAAAGCTCTTGGGCTTTCAAACTTCCTCTCAAAGATAAAAGAATTCCTCCTCAACCATATTCTCCTCAATGTACAGGCCACCAGACCATCCCCCTCTCAGCCATCAACCTTGAGTGCTCGAGATGGTAAGCACTccgaacagaaaaaaaaaaccattatgtGAGAAACCCCATCTCATTTTATCCTCAGAACCCAACCTACTAAGAGGGATACTATATGGCCTCAGTCTCTTCTCTACTGAAAATTTCAGAAATTAGCAATACATTTCAATGACCTGTGTTCTCATCAATAAGCTGCTTAATAGAGGAGTCTTCAGATAAAATCTTCACAGGAGAATGCACCATGTGAGAGGAAGGTGAAGGAACCCATCTATCCTTCCATATTTTAATCCTATTGCCACTCCCCTCCATATCAGTCCATTTTTAATCAAATCAATAGAAGACCATAGGCTTCTCCATATCAAAGGACCATGGCCCAATCTAGCTTCCAACATATTCCCCTTTTTGAAATACTTCTCCTGCATTTGTTATCAGAGAAGAAGGGTTATTCAAAATCCTCCAAGCTTGCTTAGCCAACATGGCTTTGTTAAAACTCTCAAGCTCCCTAAAGCCCAACCCTCCGCTCCTCTTTGAATCCCCCATCTTTGACCAGCTCCTCCaatgaattattttatcattttgcatatgtccccaccaaaatctaGCAATAACAGTAGCAATTTCCTTACACAATCTCCTTGGAAGCATGAAAACACTCATTGAATACGTTGGTATTGCCTGGATAACagcttttaataatatttcctTTCCTGATTGAGAGGAATGTATTCTTCCAATTATTCACTTTGTGCCATACCATCTCCTTTAAGCTCTTGAAGGTGTTATACCTTGATCTACCCACACTGGAAGGGAGACCAAGATGTTTTTCAAAACTACCACAGATAGCAACTCCTGCTTCTTGCTGGATTTGTAATCTTGCTGCCATAGGTGTATTAGAGCTAAagaatatagtatttttttgtcTATTTAAGCCCTGTCTCGAGGCCCTCTCATAAGTGCTTAGGAGCTCTTGTATCTTAAGCCACTTTAACAACTTAGCCCTcccaaagataaaaaaatcatcagCAAAGAGTAAATGATTTACTCTTATGCCTCCTCTGGTTACAGTAACTCCCCTTATATCACCTCTCCTTTCAGCCATATCAAACCCTCAGCACAGAGGATAAACAAATAGGGGGATATGAGATCTCCCTGACGAATTCCCCTTGAGGGCTTAATGACACAACCTAGTTGCCCATTCACAAAGACATAATATGTTACAGAAGTAACACACTCCGTAACCAATTTAATCTATAGTTCACCAAAGCCAAGCTTTCTCATAACAACCACTAAGAAGCCCCACTCATTCTATCATAAGCCTTGGAGATGTCCAGCTTCAATGCCATGCTTCCAACCCTTCCTTTTTGCCTTGTTTTCATTGTATGCAAAGTTTCATATGCAACCATGACATTGTTTGTAATTAGCCTTCCTGGAAGGAAAGCACTTTGGCTCTTTGAAATGATCTCTGGCAGCACCGTCTTCAACCTGTTAGCTAGGACTTTTGacaataatttgtacaatacattacaaaggcttataGGCTGAAAATCACTAGCATCAGCAGGTTTTTCAACTTTAGGAATGAGAACAATATGAGTAAAATTAATTGAACAATCTAACCCACCCCTTCCATTCAAAAAAGATAGGATAACTTGGCTTACCTCCTCCCCAACAACATTCTAGTAGGTCTGGTAGAAGCATGCTCCAAAGCCATCAGGCCCTGGAGATTTGAGAGGGCCCATATCTTTGAGAGTAGCTACAATCTCAAGCATTGTAAACTCCTTCTACAATTTAGCATTCATAGTACTCGTGACCTTCATCTCTACTCCTCATAATCCATCTACTATCTCATCTGTTGAAGGGTTTGAAGAACTAAACAGATTGCTGAAGTACTGAGAGAATACCTCCTCAAAACCTTCTGATCTTTCACATTTCTTCTCTGTGCATCTAGGATCTCTCGAATATAGTTCCTTCTTATTCTCTGGCTAGCACATTCATGAAAGAACTTGATATTTTTGTCAGCAAGTTGATACCAAGTTCGCTTGGCCCTTTGCTTCCATTTTAAGTCTTCCTTTTCAAGGAGTAAACCCAACTTCTTCTGCAAGTCTCTCACAACTGATGCATTATGAGAACCCTCAATTTCCTGCTCTTTTTTCAGCCTCTCACTCAACCTTAGGATCTCCTTTTCCCCATCACTAGCTCTTAGGGAATTCCATCTAAGAAGGTCACCATTACACATTTTCAGTTTCCCTTATACCTTATTCATTAGACTTTGAGCAGCATTATTTCTTTCCCAAACAACTTCCACAATCCTCCCCCCTTATCTTCCAAAGTCCATTTTGCCTCAAACCCGAACAATCTCCTTCTAGCCCAGGCAGGATGCATATTCTTAGACATTATCAACAAAATAGGCTTGTGGTTTGAATAAAAGTGTCATTTGAATGCTTATTTGTCCAGGTGTATTTTATACCCTGCCATCCCAAATCATACAAATGATTGCCCTCTAAGCACTGTCTGAAGACCTCCATTTGACCCTCAGACCTTTCCTCTCCTCCCCCCCCCCTTAACCTCTCAGATTGTGAGactatttcattaaagtctccaATCAGACACCACCCTTACTCCCTTAAGGTTTTAGACTAGACAATAAGCTCCATCTTGAACTTCTTTTAAAGGCCTCGGGGTGACCATAAAATCCAGTCAACACCCATCTTTTCATGCCATTATCATGCATCATAGTAACACTAATATGGTGCTGAGTGAAATTAAGCACTTCAACGCTAACCTCTTGACTTCATAGTAGGGCCAATCCTCCACTACTGCCTCTAGCATCCACCATAAAACAACCAACACATCCCAGTTTCCTTTTAATAACATCAAATTTTCTTGCTAATGGTTTTGTCTCCATGAGAAAAAGTATATTGGGATTTTTATCCTTTACCAAATGGTAGAGGTCTTGAATTGTCCGGGGGTCCCCAAGCTCCCGGAATTCCCAATTTAAGATTTTCATAATGTTTGGCGGAGCTGATCAACAACCACTGCCAATCCCTTGGAAGGCAAATCATCATCACAAACCCCATCTAGCCTTCCTTTTTTCACAAGGTTTTCATTTACAGCAACATCCTCATCAACAAGCTGTAAACTACATTTACTATTTCCAGGCAGTACAATCTCAACAGAAATTCCTGTATTCCTTGCCCTTCATTTCTATTTCCCTCTACTAAGCACTCCATCCCCCTCATTCCTCTTTGAATCATTCTGTTTCAGTACTATCAATTGAGCTATGGCCCTTAACTCtgcttgtttcttttttgtttctcctGAACCTATCATGCTCCTTCTTGTACGAATAGTCTTAAGAGTCACTCAGAGTTTCAATTGCAATTGTCTTAATCTTTTCCTCAAACACATGGTTGGCTAGCATAGTACCAACTTCTTCATTGTGTAGAGAAGGCAACAAAGGATCACTGACACCATACTCTTTCACACCACTCACATTTAGTCCATTCACTCCTTCACTGCTATTAGATTCCATAGATCCCTCAGCTTGTACAGGATCAGAATGAGAGGATTTCCCATCGTTTCTCCCCAAATTCTCAGCACGCGTCTTCCCTTCACTCATACAAGGATATGCACTTTCATCATTAAGAATTCCACTCCTCCTCCCCATAGGATGACTAGCTCATAGCCAGGTTCCATACTGCTTCACTAATGCACTCCTACCTGAATTAGAGCATCCTTTTCCCCCATGGACAATCATACCACAATCAAAAGCACATTCTAGGTAATTTCTCATTAAGGAAATCCAGTGCTTCTTTCCCAATAAATTCACAGTTCTTCCACGAGCAATGGCTTTCTTTAGATTCAATTCGACTTTAACTCTCAGAGCACCTCCCCAACCGGATCCACCCTCCCTTACATCAACCTCCTGAACCACCCCTATTGAATCTCCAATTTGCTTTCCAATCTCCCATTTCATATATACAAACGGTAGATTATACATTTGAATCCAAAAAagctcacaaataaaattcatcttCAGCGGATGGATAAGACCATCAAGCTTAAGGAGCAGTAGACAGTTACCAAAAAGCCAAAGCATTCGTTCTAGCACTCATCGTTTGTCCTCCTGGCAAGCAAAGGTGATAACAAACAGATTTGTATTGATTTCCTGGAAAGTGAATAAACTATCAACTCTCCAGATCTTAGCCATGGTAGAATGAACAACCTCCTTCCCAACGCGACGATTAGACCACAATTTACTCACCAAACACCTCTCTCATTTCTTCGCAACTTCATTCAGATCAACCGAGCCAATCTCAATTACCGAATTCTCATCTTCAGTAAGACTGCATTGATCCCACTGCATCTCCAAATCCTACATTTCTTCCCTCCTTAATCTTTTCAGTTTGATTAAGGGGAAGCACACTCCCTCAGTCACTCCTAGCTAGAGCACCAAGACAAACACACTCCACCTATTCTCTCTCGTCGAGAGAGTTTTAGAGGAGACTTTTCCTTGCACTTCTTTCTTTATGGCAGCTGATAGTTAGCCCTAATTTTCTGGTATTCTTGAAAGAGAAGTGTtgcaccataaaaaaaattctcataaaaataatttcacaaattgacatgatttccTATAATATGATAGATcgctttataatctaatataccaAGTCAAGTTATTTTAGTTAATTTCGTtgtagttaaagtatttttcttcttaaaaaagaGTTCATTTGGAGGTAATAAAGAATGAGTCGGTAAAGTTTAagaaatttaattgaaaatgattATGAGGATTTAATATCTCATTGGGAAGTTAGATTATCATCAGGCCTATACTTTGACATGGTCACTTCACACATCTATAAGTCATGTTCAATAttgtggttgtttttttttttttttttgtgtacaaAACCTTTTGAATGATATTGGTATTGCTGTCTTACTGTGCAATGAGATAATACTTGTGCAACTTACGGGCTGTGTAACTTCACAGTGGCTGTTTCACCTAGTTCCATGAATTTCCTTGCCTCTCATTGCTCTCCAGTACACCTCCAACAACTTCAGGCATTATTCTCTTCCATAACCATTGCTTCCTCCATAGGAAAATCATCTCTTCAATTGAAACTCCCTTAGTTTCGAGTAGGAAGATGTAAACAAAGATGGTCATGATGGTAATCCAGCCAGCAAAGAAAAGGAAGATACCGAACTTGAATGCACAAAGAAGGGAAAGGAAAGACTGGGCTAATAATGAATGTGAATAGAAGGTTCACAGCTACTGTAATGCTTTGTCTTGTTGATCGAATTTCCAAGGGAAATATTTTACTTGGCACTGTCCAGCAAAGTGGACCCTAAGACCATCCAAAAGCTAGAACAAAGAAGCAAGCGACCAGCACCACCAATATAGCTTTGTTTCTTATATTTCCAGGAGATAGAAGAATTTCCCAAGAAGATGCATTATCCAGTTACTGATCATCGACTATCCATGCAACTAGCCCAATCCGAGTCACAAAATGCTCGGAGGTGCATGGAAGTATTAGCTGGAAGAAATATTCCTTGGCCAAGTGTCTGTTTGATGTAGCAAAGGACACAATGAGCTGCATCCAAATGAGGTTGTCGAGGAGCTCCCATGAATTGGCTTAAGGTTTGTACCCAGTAGGCAAGGTCAGGTCTTGTAAGGGTTAACCTGTCAATGGCTACAAAATTGTTGCTTGCTATAACAATGTCGTCAACATAGACAAGTAATGCAATAACAGAGGAACTTGTGTGTCGAGTGAAGAGAGAATGATCTACTTGAGATTGCTGGAAGCCATAAGCAATTAAAGCACATGAGAATTTTTCAAACCATTGGCCAGatgcttgtttcaagccatataATGATTTGTTAAGTCGACAAATAGTGCGCTCCCCTTGTTGAGTAAAGCCAGGAGGAAGAGTCATATACACTTCTTCATGCAGATCTCCATGAAGGAAGGCATTGTTGACATCTAATTGACGGAGATTCTAGTTGTGTGCAGCTACAATTTCAAATAAACAACTAACAGTAACAAATTTAGCAGCAGGTGAGAAAGTTTCATGATAATCCAAACCAGCTTGTTGGATGTACCATTTTGCTACCAATCATGCTTTGTAACTTTTGATTGAACCATCAGATTTATGTTTGATGTGATATACCCATTTGCAGCCAAGCATGCTTATTGGGAGGAAGAGAAGTGAGAGTCCATGTCTGGTTATCTTTTAAAGCATGTACCTCAGCAGCCATGGCATCACACCATTGCTGGCATTTCACAGCCTCACGAAATGATGTGGGTTCATGGTAAGATGACAAAGCAATAGAAAATGCACGATGTTGAGGTGATAAGTTTTCATAAGATAAATAAGAGGAAAGTGCATGAGAGGTACCTGAAGGTGTGGAGCCAATCTGCATGGAAGGAGATGGCAAATGAAGGCAACTAGCTAGGTGGCAGTGATAATCCAGAAGGTACTGAGGTGCACGACGAGATCGAGAGGACCTAAGAATGGATGTTGGAGAAGATGAAGGGAGGGATGTGGTGGTGTGGTTGATGTCATCTGTGAAGGTAGGTTGGGGGAGAACTAAGGATTGATCTGTTGGTGGAAGGTGAGATGTGGCTATAGGAGCAAGAGGAAAATTTTGTTCCTAAAAAACAACATCTCGTGAGATGAAGGTCTGATTTGTGTGTAGGTATAGGAGCTTATAACCTTTGGTGGCAAAGGGATAGACAAGAAAGACACATTTTCATACACGAGAATCAAATTTGTGGTGTTGAGATACAAGTGTGGAAGCATAGCAGAGGCAGCCAAATACTCGAATATGTGAGTAGGAAGGTTTGGCATTGAAAGGACTTCATAAGGTGAACGTCCTGAAAGGATAGGGATGGGAATACGATTGATAATATATGTGGCTGTGAGAACACAATCACCCTAAAAAGAGAGGTAAGTCTACTTGGAAATGAAGTGCGCGAGCTACATTGAGAATATGCTAGTGTTTACGTTTTAcgacaccattttgttgaggtgtggCAACGCAACTACATTGATGAATGATGCCAGTTTCAGCAAAAAAGGTAGGCATGTCAAATTCAGGGCCATTGTCATTGCGGATCTTCTTAACACTTGTGCTAAATTGAGTTTTAATGAGATTCAAAAAGGATTGTAAAAGTAGACGAGTTTGATATTTGGTAGGCATGAGGTAAAGCCATGTACATCATGTATAGTCATCGAcaatagtaagaaaatattttgaaccaGTAGTGGTAAAGGTGGCAATCGAaccccatatatcacagtgAATAAGTTCAAAATGAGAAGATGGTGAAATTTGACTAAGAGAAAATGGTAATCGATGTTGTTTGCTAATGGGCATACATCACAATGTGTTTGTGTAAAACTAGAAGCATTCAATACATCTTTATTTAAAGAAGATAGACGAGAAAATGAAAGGTGTCCCAAACGTTGGTTCCATAGTGTGGCAAAAGATCTGGAGACAACAACAGCTGTGGATGCAGAAAATGGAAGGAGGTGGTAAAGACCATGTTGCCGTTCACCCAAACCAATCGTCTTCCATGTCAGAAGGTCCtgtataaaatagaaattagagagaaaaatgagataaCAATGAAGTGAGGAAGCAAGTTTACTGATAGAGATGaggttaaaagaaaatgaaggtaCACAAATAACATTTGTGAATGTGAACGTAGGAGATAGGACAACATTACCAGAGTGAGTAACTGGTACTGATGTACCATTAGGTAAGGTGACAGAAagtgatatggatttaatagAAGATAATAAGGTGAGGGAGCTGACCATGTGGTCAGTGGTTCCAGTGTCATTGATCCAAGTGGGAGAGGAAGAGGCAGAAAAGCTTGAGGGATTACTTGAGAAGTGACTTGTGGAAGGCGTGAAAGTACTTTCAGTGATGTTGTTTGCCATAGGTTGCGTAGATGTAGGCTTCAAAAGACTTAATAATTATTCACACTGCTCTTTGGTGAAAGGAAGAGCAGGAATATCAGATGGTGGTTCAGGAGTTGAAACATGATGAGCTGAAGCTGCAGGTGATGAAGTGGACTTGTGTAACCGATGACCAGGGTGGGTAACCATGAAGTTTGTAACATCGATCAATGGTGTGACCATGAATTTTGCAGTGATTATAGAAGGGTCTCTCACGCTTAGGTCCAAAGCAGGTGGGAGATTTCTTATTGTGAGTGAGCATTGCAACTGGTTCAATAATCATAGAAGGGTGGGAAGAAATGGCAAGTTGCATTCTTCCTGCAGAACCAACGAGAAAAATTTGTTGATAGGTTGCAAAGGATCCATCAATAAGATTTGGCCTCGAACATTGGAGAATGAGTCATTGAGTCCCATGAGAAAATACATGATTTGTTCTTGTTGTTGGTAATCAAGAAGAGTCTTTGATGCTCCACAAGTACATGAAGGCAGATGATGAAAATTGTTGAGTTCTATGGGtctaaaaataaactgaaaaatTGGCCCGGACCGGTTGGTTCGGTTCGGATTGGTTCCTTCATtttaaaaaccaataaaatcCGGTCGAGAATCGGTTTTACGTTTTCCAACACTGGATCGgttcacatattatata
Protein-coding sequences here:
- the LOC109015720 gene encoding uncharacterized protein LOC109015720; protein product: MATAILPSHSYLQTRVCPETLSTPLKSPRNSSPKGSHSRRRRRSPPSIQSSPQHRDRSLVAMVPAKNMVMGQVRILKRGETLSQTKVSDNRKSRAKKERDLNLVLGSTDRLGPDPETVQRQIRVSEFKVNDGIYGGSSVVESPPPCSLPVPGFLGKNSGSATSDLRRILRLDSV